One region of Quercus lobata isolate SW786 chromosome 2, ValleyOak3.0 Primary Assembly, whole genome shotgun sequence genomic DNA includes:
- the LOC115974927 gene encoding vesicle-associated membrane protein 711, which translates to MAILYALVSRGSVVLAEFSATSTNASAIARQILEKIPGNNDTHVSYSQDRYIFHVKRTDALTVLCMADETAGRRIPFAFLEDIHQRFARNYGRAVISAHAYAMNDEFSRVLSQQMEYYSSDPNADRINRLKGEMSQVRNVMIENIDKVLERGDRLELLVDKTANMQGNTFRFRKQARRFRSTVWWRNVKLTAGLILLLLVIVYVVLAFVCHGLTLPTCLK; encoded by the exons ATGGCGATACTGTACGCGCTGGTGTCTCGGGGTTCGGTGGTACTGGCGGAGTTCAGCGCCACGTCGACAAACGCGAGTGCGATCGCGAGACAGATATTGGAGAAGATACCGGGAAACAACGATACACACGTCTCCTACTCTCAGGACCGTTACATCTTCCACGTCAAGCGCACCGATGCCCTCACCGTCCTCTGTATGGCCGACGAAACCGCCGGAa GAAGAATTCCGTTTGCGTTTCTTGAAGACATTCACCAGAGATTTGCTAGGAATTATGGCCGCGCGGTTATTTCAGCCCACGCTTATGCCATGAATGACGAGTTTTCGAGGGTTTTGAGTCAGCAAATGGAATACTACTCGAGTGACCCAAATGCTGATAGGATAAATCGGTTAAAAGGTGAAATGAGTCAG GTGCGGAACGTCATGATAGAGAATATTGACAAAGTTTTAGAAAGAGGTGATCGCCTTGAATTGTTGGTTGACAAAACGGCTAACATGCAAGGAAATACCTTCCGCTTCAGAAAGCAAGCTCGCCGCTTCAGAAGCACCGTGTGGTGGAGAAACGTCAAGCTCAC TGCTGGACTTATACTCTTGCTGCTAGTGATTGTTTATGTTGTGCTGGCTTTTGTTTGCCATGGTCTTACACTACCCACCTGCCTGAAGTGA